A genomic stretch from Nilaparvata lugens isolate BPH chromosome 8, ASM1435652v1, whole genome shotgun sequence includes:
- the LOC120352827 gene encoding tigger transposable element-derived protein 4-like — MKSKKLRPSQNNDVDQALLKWFKIQRANNIPISGSILQSKANDLAEKLGRPRDITSAWIQRFRQRHAITSGRISGEAAAVPTGIPEDWLNNVWPKLRDIYPDEKIYNADETGIFFKLTPEKTLRFKGEKCTGGKLSKDRLTVLVAVNMDGSDKHKLMVIGKSAKPRCFKNVNLLPVTYESNKSVWMTSELFASWLRKWDNELKLKNDKILLMVDNCPAHPHVENLTSINLVFLPPNTTSVLQPLDQDVIRSLKVNYRKSLILQIIQDLDEGCETKVSVLDAITMLERAWNEVTSITVKNCFRHAGFLIQSDNIIESACTEESLQEWGRSLAQPVSQDFFEEYEEVDKDLETTAAVSDEELLTSTLREEDDVTNTEKDNDNDEEINPPTLTEASSDSETSDSDEDSDTSLSGLEELD; from the exons ATGAAATCAAAAAAACTTCGTCCTAGTCAAAACAATGACGTAGATCAAGCGTTGCTGAAATGGTTCAAGATACAAAGAGCGAATAATATTCCTATAAGCGGTTCAATTTTGCAGAGTAAAGCAAATGATTTGGCTGAGAAGTTGGGTAGACCTCGCGATATTACATCTGCATGGATACAACGATTTCGCCAGCGCCATGCAATCACAAGTGGTAGAATAAGTGGTGAGGCAGCAGCAGTTCCAACTGGTATTCCTGAAGACTGGTTAAACAATGTGTGGCCAAAATTACGTGATATTTATCCAGATGAAAAAATTTACAATGCTGATGAAACTGGAATTTTCTTCAAACTGACTCCTGAAAAAACATTacgtttcaaaggtgaaaagtGCACGGGGGGGAAATTGTCAAAAGACAGACTAACTGTTTTAGTTGCCGTGAATATGGATGGGAGTGATAAGCACAAGCTGATGGTTATAGGGAAAAGTGCTAAACCTCGttgtttcaaaaatgttaatttattgCCAGTAACATATGAAAGTAACAAAAGTGTGTGGATGACAAGTGAATTGTTCGCTTCCTGGCTACGAAAATGGGACAAtgaactgaaattgaaaaatgataaaatattgttgatggTAGATAACTGTCCAGCACATCCACATGTTGAAAATCTTACATCTATAAATTTGGTGTTCCTCCCGCCTAATACAACATCTGTTTTGCAACCCTTGGATCAAGATGTTATAAGGTctctgaaagtcaactatcggAAAAGTCTCATTCTACAAATCATTCAAGATTTGGATGAAGGATGTGAAACAAAAGTCTCTGTACTCGACGCAATTACAATGTTAGAAAGAGCTTGGAATGAAGTCACATCCATTACAGTGAAAAACTGTTTCAGACATGCAGGATTTTTAATACAGTCTGATAACATTATTGAATCTGCATGCACAGAAGAGTCGTTACAAGAATGGGGGAGAAGTTTGGCTCAACCAGTGTCTCAGGATTTCTTTGAAGAGTATGAAGAAGTAGACAAGGATTTGGAAACGACGGCAGCTGTAAGTGATGAGGAATTGCTGACTTCGACTTTGAGAGAAGAAGACGACGTTACAAACACTGAGAAAGacaatgataatgatgaggaaatCAATCCACCAACACTGACTGAAGCTT CTAGTGATTCGGAAACGTCTGACAGCGATGAAGACAGTGATACTTCGTTATCTGGTCTGGAGGAGTTGGATTGA